A window of Felis catus isolate Fca126 chromosome A3, F.catus_Fca126_mat1.0, whole genome shotgun sequence genomic DNA:
GATAGTAACATTTTCCTCAGGATCAGATGTTGAATTTTCATCAAAAGCCCTTTTAGTACCTAGTGAGATAATCatggggtttttctttttttaatctcttagtAGTAGTCAATAGATTTGATAGTGGTGCCATTTGTACATTCTAGAATGAACCCTTTTGATCATGGTATACTGTCCCATTAATTTGCTACTAGGTTGTTTGAAattttgcatgtatatatatatatttaattggaaTTGCTATTTTTTAACAGGTTTTACCATCAGGGTTATGAATGAATTGAGAAGTTTTATACTGTTTTAGCATAGGAATTATCTATTCTTTGAAGGTATgatagaaatcattttttaaataatatggatCCAGTGCTGTTTGGGGGGTAGAGTTACTGGACAACTGTTTCTTTCTCAATTATTATTCAgagtttgtgttgttttaggtatttttctttcaaataggaTTTTTAGTTTTTACCCAGTGTTAGGGTTTGCCTTTCCTGggtattttctctcttctatcaCCTTATTTtatgctttcatctttttttttttcctttttgctatatttaatattctctttcatttttctcccctttattCACATGAGAAACATACCGTTTTTATCCCAACAGTGGAAacgtttaaattaaaaatgtacatgtgCTGCTGAGCCTggtggctttgtcggttaagcgtctgacttcagctccagtcaagATCtgatggctcatgagttcgagccctgtatctggctctctgctgtcagcgcagaacctgctttggatcctctgtctccctctctctctgtccccccccccccaatatataaacataaaaatgtacatgTTTAAACCTATCTTTTAATGTTAGTGGAGTCTCtgtgaaagggaaaaacaaaccaaaacaaaactttcttacttttttttatcttcttcttctcCAGTATATTAAAATTATCTGAAATTTTGTAGATCCTGAATGCTTTTCCATTGTGAAATGTCTCTTTTAACAATAGAAATTTGGCACTCAGTTTTATAGCCATTTAAATAATAGTTCCTTAGTTACATTTCACTCTGTTCTACTGGTTGATCACTGACCACTGTTTTCTCATTACCACATCTtcccattttgtaatttttcagttGGTTGGAAtatattttagagaatttttttcaGAAGGGGTATGTGGGTGGTATAATTTCTGAGTGATTGCTTGTctaaaaaatgtctgtttttttgcTCTGGAATATAAAAGGTAGTTTCTGTTGTAGAGAAGTATTTTATATGGttttgatcctttttttaaaaagattttttaatgtttatttttgagagagagagagagacatagactgcgaacaggggaggggtagagaaagggggagacacagacccaaagcaggctccaggctctgtctgagctgtgagcacagagcctgatgcggggctcgaacttaccaaccacaagatcatgacctgagccagagctggatgcttaactgactgaaccacccaggtgtccctgatccccctcccctttttttttaaataagtaatttgtGTGATTCCCCCttgttaggtttttgttttagttttatgaaTCGTCAACATTTTGGCAGGATAGGTCCAGCTATgggttcgtgtgtgtgtgtgtgttgtgtgtgtgtgtgtgtgtgtgtgtgtgtgtgtgtgtgtgtgtgtgtttatgcttATGAAagctatatatgtaaatatatatgaaatctcTTATGGTACTCAGTGAATTTCTCTGGTGGAAAGTCTCACATCTCAgagcttttctttaattttttagttttagcttTTCTATCCGATCGGTTCCTTCTTACTATAACTCCTAGTTGTTCCATGGTTTTAAACTGTTCTCAAATACCTAGAGATCCTACATGTTTCTATTAGATAGCGATTCTCAGTGATGATGAGAGGGAGACGCACACCTTATGAGTAGGGGTCTTCCTCTGCTCATCTCTTTGTTGGGGGTGgcttttcccttccctgtgttgGACTCTTGTCTCATAAGAAGGAAAATCATCTCCCTAGATAGCTTTGTCTGAGCTACAGGTACTATGGAGTTGTGGATCACTTTAGCTCTTGTTTGGAAAGTTGTTTGATACAAAATCATATTAATTACTGTGAGGTGGAACACAGGTGACATTACATCCTGATCTATCTTTCCAGAGGAAAGACAAGGAGAGGCCAAAAAAAAGCCCTGCCACGATAAGACAGTGCACACTGGATCTCTTCCTTCTACCCTGCGTGTCTTCATTTCTGTCATCCTTttctggttggtttttttttttttctcttagtttaaGGACAATTTCTTGAGCCGATTCACTAATTAGGTTTACTGCAGCATACAGTGTGCTAGTTACCATCTTCATTGAGTGCTTTGTTACGGCAATTTCGTTTTTCTCCTCTAAGAATGTTCTTTTcttattgttccttttttttttttttttaatgacagcctGTTCTTATCAATGTGGCAGTCCCTTAACTCTCATTGAGATTTTTCTGGCAACAGCTCTGTCTCCTAAGGGGCTGCTTGTCCTGAGCACACACATTGGCTTTCTCCTTTTGAATTGCTGAATATTTCTATATCCAgttatttccctctctttgtttttatgtttgaagGGATGTCTGCATTTGTTGTGTAGCTGAGGTGGGTTCTTTCAGAAATCGTGTAGACCCtgtacagttttttgttttggaatggCCTCCCTTTGGTAGCCCAAAGGCTGCCGGTGGAATAGCTCCCACCTGGTCCACCTAGTACATCTGTACTCACAGCAGCTCGCTCCACTCAGTGGTCTTCTGCGCAGTCTGGTAGCTGTGCCACACCCCAAGGGCTCCCTACAGTTTCTAGTGACACCATCAGAGACTCAAGTGGATTCTAATTCATCCCCCTGCTTCTACTTCCAGCTCGTAACCAGGAGCCGTTTGTGAGGCTGTTGTGTGTTTGCGGATTGGAGGATTGAAAGGAGGGAAAACATGTTGTGATCCATTCTGCTTTACCTGCATTGCTCCCAGTGAAGCCTTTCAGAGAGCTGGGAGCCTTCTGTGTAATCTAGGGTTGATCCTTAGCCAAACTGGACCACTTATGGATGTCTAACCTTTTACACCTCCTATATCTTTCTCTCCACccaaatgctttttaattttttttaatgtttatttattattgagagacacagagagacagagcatgagcatgggaggggcagagagagagggaagcaaagaatccgaagcaggctccagacgctgagctgtcagcacagagcctgatgcagggcttgaacacacaaaccacgagatcatgacctgagctgaagtcagacgcttaaccgactaagccacccaggcaccccccgaaATGCTCTCTTAATCCCCATTTCCATCTGTGGAAATTCCATGTATCATTGACCTCCAAGCTTATCTTTATATAGAGAAACATTAGAATGAAGTTAGAGGAAGCCAGGTTTGAGTCCCTGTTCTGCACTTACTCACCTTGAGACCTTGGACAAGTAAGTTACTTAATTAACCTTTCTGAGTGGACTTGCCTTTCAGGAAAATGAGCATAACAATAGTTCTGTCTTCATGAagctgttttgaagattaaatgagataacaacATAGTGAACACTGAAAATAAGTCTTAGTTTTGTTTTCCGAACCCCTTACAGCATCGAGCCCATGTAGCGCCTCATCCATGCAGGCCCTCAGGTAATGGCGGTTGAATGAATGCAGAGCCaaagggctttgtgctgagtcagtggcagagcccagGAAAAGAATCAGGGCTCTCGAGTATCTGACCCATGTTCCCACCTGCACGTGCCGAGTAGGTGGGTCTTTAAATATGTTTCATAAAGTCTCTAGAATGGAGGAGGAAGGTTTTGCTTGGCTGTTTTAATCCCTTcattgagagggaaagagagagagagagaattctcttTGGTTGGTTAGTTGTATTTTTGAATCATCCGCTGCTTCCTTGTCTGGGTTGGAGTTGTAGAAAGAAATAGCCAGGGATGGAAGCTCAGAAGAGAGGCAACATAGTGTTACAGTGGAAAGATTTGATTCCAAGTAGTTGTTGGAGAACTCTTCGTCAGACAGACTCCACAAACCAGTCAGTGAATGTGCTCATTCTGCATGTGGTTCTGCTTCTGCTCTTCTCTGGTATGCTGAAGGTGGCAtgtcctctccctctcaaattcTCTCCTAATCAGGTAGGAAAATCTCTTCCTTGATTATGTGGCTTTGAATAAACTGGGGGatatgattacatttttttagAAGGAAACTTCTGTAATTGTTTCCCTCACTGATATTAAACCATGGGTGTGGGGAGCAAACACCATGAAGTAAATGTACCTTCTAGGAAATTCTCCTCTTTTGTAATTTCCCTTTAGGCCTACACTGCTCAAAATCTTGCAAACTTGCTGGATATGATGTACCAGGAACCAGCACGATGGTCCTACACATTCCAGACGTGTTCTTTTATGAGCCGCCTAAAAGTACAGCTGGAGCCCTTTCCTGAGAAACAATTACAGTCCAAGAAGGCGGTACAGATCTTTGAGAGGTCCGTGTACAGTGACAGGTAAGACCCCGAGCCCTCCACTGGGCACAGGCCCCGTGCTCAGCACCGCATGTTTTCTCTTGCTCAGACCCTGCTCCGCTGTGGTTTTGAAAAGTATACTTGGAAAAatgctgcttttttctttttaaattttttaagtttatttatttattttgagagagagaacacaagcagttggggggggggggggtggagagagagaaagagaatcccaagccggctccatgcccagtgcggagcccgacgcggggctcagtctcacaatggtgagatcatgacctgagctgaaatcaagagtcggacacataagtgactgagccacccaggagccctgaaaaaTGCTACATTTTCATTGCCCATTTACTTCTGAAGATGTAAGAAATAGTTACCCATTTACTTCCAGATTAGACAAACCAATTCTACTTCTTGGTGTTCCATAAAGCCTCATGTAGGAAAAAACTACGGGTACACTTGTAAAtgtcatgtaatttttaatatctCGAAACACTGCGAGATATGTCATGCAAGATATGCAAAACAGTGCAAGATACGGGCTACATATTCCTTCTCTACCCCAAGAGAGAGCctactaaggggcacctgggtggttcagtcagttgagtgtccaactttgactcaggtcaagatctcacggttcatgggttcgagccccacgttgggctctatactgacagctcagagcctggagcttgctttggattctgtgtctccctctctctctgccctcccccgtttgtgctctctctctctcaaaaatattaaaattaaaaagagagagagagcctaccCTTTATAAAAGCTAAATATGTGAATTATAGGTAGTTGGGCTGTAGATTTTGGTTCTTTTCATTTGTTGGGTATACTACTGcatatttttctctcccctttcctaaGCCATGCCTCTTGGACTGGGAAGatgacttacatacaacaaccCTGGTTGCTTGGAAACATATTcaccatgggtttttttttattcccagccCTTTAGTGAAGTAGGCATATGAGAGACCCCCTCAGAAAAAAGAATACTTGGTTTAGAAGGTATAAGATCTTAACATTTACTTGTAAAGGAAGAGATGAGAACTGATTTTGCTATAGACAGCTATACATTCTAGATGTTTTCTTCAGAGGGGGgcatttttgagatagaaaagataattcatttaatcctaatGGTAACTTAggccttttccccttttttaattttctattttagagagcatgtgcTAGCAGGGGataggagtagagggagagagagggagaatcttaagcaggctccacgatcagtgtgaagcctgacacggggcttaatcccacaaccctgggattatgacctgagcttaaatcaagagtcaaacggacactcaaccgactgagccacccaggcacccccagaccctTTCCCCTATTTAAAGAACTCGTTcacttgaggcacctgggtggctcagtaggttgggcatcccactcttggtttcggctcaggtcttgatctcacagttcatgggttcaagtcccaccacatcagggctctgtgctggcaacgcagagcctgcttgggatttttctctctctccctctctctctgcccttcccctgctcacgtgcgtgctctttctctctctcaaataaacattttgaaaacattcattcattcatttgctcaagCACAGATTTATTAAATCCCTGTATGTTCAGACACCAAGCTGGATCCTGGTACTCAGCAGTGAGCAAAGGAGACCCAGTCCCTTCCTTCAGGGTAATCCTACTCTAACGGGACTCTGAGactgcacacgtgcacacgtgtgtgatGTGTGTCTCAAAGGAGGAACACAAATTGTTTGGGAGAGGGGACGACTGGGAGGAAGAAACCTAAATCTTTTTGGTTTgagttaaaagaaacaaaagcatgtGTTTTTAGAACAGGGGCCCTGATGCCTGTGTCCTTACGCTTGTTCTTTGCAGCACCTACATGCAGTAGTTCCCTCCCTTAGcccacttctccctctcttcccatcAACACCAGCTGGGAGAAAGAAGTGCTCATCCTCAAGAAAGATGAGGATCCCTCGTAAGGCTTATAACAgatatgttttttctctttataagatTTTAGTTTCTAAATTGTGAcgaagctgaaaatatttttcagaaattgaGTTACAGAAGTCATCTTTTTGTTGCCTTCGGCTAGACCGTAGCTAAACCATTCCAGACTGGGAGAGTTGACTTCTGGAGCTCCCAGATTAATTTCTTTACAGCCCAGCAAAGAAGTAGGTATAGTAACAACTACGATGTCTTGAATACTATGCACCAGTCACTCCAGCAAGCACCTTGTCCTACAAACAGTCAACACAACAATTCCGAGTTGGGTTCTACTGTTACCTCTTTGTATAGAGGAAGAAATGGGCTCAGGGAGTTTGATGGCTTGCCCATGGTAACGCAGCTTATGAATTTGGGGGCCAGGCTCACACTCAGGAATGTGACACTGCAGCCCATTCTTTTAATCGCAACACTTGCAGCCTTGTGGTGTATACTTCCCTGGGCCATTCGTACGCAAGGattctgaatttcattttcccAGAAGTGGCCAGTTGCTAAGCGTTGCCTTAGAAACTGGTGTTCACTGTTTAGGATGTAAATTGTGTTTTGTATCAAGATGCCTGACGTTTGAAAGCAGAATTGACCCTTCTGAAGCAGTGGGTTTCTTGTTAGCTCTGATCTCCTATTTACCAGATGCTCCTTTTGTTGTGGAAGTAAGCAAGGCTCAAGCTAGCTTGATTTTTAGATTTAGCTTTCTGGTACCTGGATTAGAAGCTCAGCAACAGAGGAAACGAGTAAAGAAGAGCTCATGTGTGCTTGGGGGAAGGTCTGCTCTCTTGGTAATACTGTAGTAAGTGAGAAATGCATTTCCTACTGCATGGGTGACCCCACTTCAGTACGTTTCCTTCTCCGCTTGTTAGCTGTATGAGAGGATGGCTCAGCAGCCTTGGAGACTCAGAAGCCCTCACAAGCCCtaggttggtttttttgtttgaaGGCTTGCTACAATAATAATAGAGAAATCTCAAAAGTTTCAGTTTTCATGCACCGTATGCTGTAGTTCTGACTGGCTTCCAGCAGGGAAAATTGCTAGCAACCAATGATATTCTTTTCCAGTGCCCCTTTTCTCCCAGTGGATCAGTCCTGTTGGAGAGCTGTGATTTTGGCTTCTAAAGTCTAGATGCTATTTCCCATCTTGCCGTTGGACAAGGAAGGAGATCTAGGTTAAGAATTCAGATTTCTTAAAGATTGATGAGGAGCTAGAAAGGTTAAGTGGTTTGAACAGATGTGGAACAAGTTggttattgatttttctccttctctccctttggccttttattccctttcccattcttctcccctcccccaatcccacTTACATTTCCAACCAGGTATATCTTTGCAAAGAATCTTTTTGAAAATGGTTCCCTCAGTGACATCGAATGGCATATCTATCAGGACTGGCATTCTTTTCTCCTGCAGGAGTTTGCCAGCCGGGTCAAATTACATGGCTTCATCTACCTCCAGGCTACTCCCCAGGTAATGCAGAACTTCAAGCCTTAAGCTTCCCAGCCATATGAAACCTGAGAGGTGACATTCTCCAACCCCTGATTTTCTGGTTGGAGAAATTAGATTGTGGGTATTATCTGGAGCATGGTGGGTAGAGGGTAAACACCCTCCCATTCTGGCATCGAGTACCCCATTTCCCACAGGCTTCTGCAGTAGAGGGCTAAAACAAATGACTGAAAGGGATTCTCTCAATGTAGTAACAACACAGAGAAAATTGGGAATTGTCTTTATCACCCAGGGTTTGCAGATTGGCTCCTCTGACCAGGTCACCTGTACTCCGTTGCCTcaactttcccttctctccaacTGGGTCATCCATCAGAGTCTGGGGTGGTCTTGATGGTTTCCTGAATAGGATGCTGGGATGCAGTGGAGAGTTTCCTCACCTCACCCTGATACTAC
This region includes:
- the DGUOK gene encoding deoxyguanosine kinase, mitochondrial isoform X5, whose translation is MMYQEPARWSYTFQTCSFMSRLKVQLEPFPEKQLQSKKAVQIFERSVYSDRYIFAKNLFENGSLSDIEWHIYQDWHSFLLQEFASRVKLHGFIYLQATPQVCWKRLHHRAREEEKGIELAYLEQLHSQHEAWLVHKTTRLHFEALLNIPVLVLDVNDDFSEEETKQEELLKKVNTFVNNL